AACACCACTGAGTCAGGACCGCCTAAATATACTGTAGGAAACGGTTAAACATTGAATGAAACCAACCAAGTGGTTTGTTGCAAGCACACCTTGCAGCAGAGCTCGCCTCTTGAAAACCCTCTTTGTCGTCGAGATCTTGCATTTCTCACTTGGTCTACCACCAGGGGCCATTGCATAAGCCCAGTCAACTCGCAGTTTACTCTTGCCTACGAGATAGCCATTGAGCACTTCGATTGCCCTCTCCCCATCCCCACGATCCTTGAAGATAACAACGCCATATCCCCTGCGCACTTCAGAACTGCCCATTGGAACATGGCACATCAGCAGCGGTCCAAATGGTTCCAAGAGCTTCCGAAGGTCCCATGTACAGAATTGCGATGGCATGTTATTCACGCGTATGAAACTCCGCAAAAGGTTTCGACAAGCCATGGCCATTGTGTGTTGTCCAGGAAGGCAGTTTGCTCTACAAGTGTGTTGGTCATATAACCCATATCGCCCATAGATATAATTGTAATGGCAAAACTGCTCATGGTGACCGTCCTGTCCACAGATGTAGCACGCGTCCGAATCTGGAGCCCTCCAACGTGTCGTAAGGTAAATGGAAGACATGCCAATTTTCATTATTGGTGCTGTAGTCAAAACAAACAGACACATACTAAAATTTGTCAAACAATCAGGGTTGCAAAATATTCATCAAGTCTACACATAAAAAAAAGCTTGCAATTGCTGATGTTTTTTTAAGCGACTAGAAATAGACTAGCAATAGCCGAGGGACCAAAAATAAACTAGTGATGGTTGAGGGACCAAAAATATACTGCTTGTTTCCTTCTAATTTCAGAAAGAATGGCGGAACCCGCCTCCAAAAAAACTCCATGGCGGCAGGTGGCAAATATAGCAGTACATCGGGCTCTAGGAATATATACACAACTAGTTTATTCCATCAGGCTCTAAGAAAATGTACAGCACATGTACATGAGTTAACCATAAATAGAAAACCAGCAAACGGAAAAGGATCGAAGTATGAAATCCATGTATATCTCTATCTTTAACAGCCCCAACCTCCCTTCCTAGGGATGGACAAGTTTTAGAACAATTCGGAAGTCGAAATTAGCTCCTTCCCAGTGGTTTGAGCTCAAAGCCACCCTAGGAATAGGAGATCACCTCCGCCTCTATTTCTCATCTGTTCTTGGATTTGCAAGAGGCAAGGTGTGCTATTTGTGTGGAATTCATGACATCTACAAAGAATGTTTGTTGGTTGAGTTCATTGCCGAATGCTATCAGGTTGGTGAGTGTTGCTAGTATTTGCTCTTCTAACTCTACTATTTACCTTTTGTTCCATGAAGATTAGACCAAATTCAGAAATCTCCCAGATGAACCATAGTGTTAAAAGTCTTAAGATATAGAGATCAATACAGACTCAATGTTTAAAGTCCCATTTGTGTTATAGTTGCAGCAACTTTTTTCTGTAGTATATATGGAAGTCTTGTTTGTACCTTTTTGTTGATCTTGATTCTTTACCTCCTTTGGTCGACCATTGATTTTTTGCTCATCCAATTTGCCTAAAATAAGCACACCAGAAAACCAGTTGTTAGTTGCCCATTTCAATTCCATGCATTAGTATAGAATAAGAATCGTAATTGGCCCCACTTTTTTTCCCATACGATCCAATATGGTTCAGGTTCCACTATCAAAAGGGATACCGTTCAGCATCCGAAAAGGtgcaaaaaaaacaagaaaaaaaaggtaAACAGTATGTTCAGCTGCTGCAACAATGTTAACAGCAAGGTAAAAACAGCCCAACTAGAGCTACCAACAGCCACAAAAACCGTCAGAGGCCACTCCGCACCAATTATGGTCACAGGCCAGCAAAATATAATTGGCCCCACTATTTGCCCATAAGCTGAAGCTCAAGCTATGTAAGGAAGCCCTGTGCCGATCGATGCATCAAGGACTTCAACAAATATCATCATGTATCAGTATCAGATTAATCATCATGTGTTAGTATCCAATTAATCTTTAAATGCATTCTTATTCCATATCCTTTGCTGTTGATGGATTGTTAATTTTAGAACATTTTCCTTTGTGACCAACAGGCTGCCATCTTCCACTCCCTGGATCCACAACAAGGAAGAAGCGATTTTGCTGGTTATCAGTGCAGGGCCAAACAGTGCCCATGGAGCTATATGTATGTACTAAATCGAAGGAAAGTAAGCAATCATCAGTCCATTCACAAAACCACGAACCTTTCACTGCTGGCCGCTTTGGCAGTAATTCGTCGGGATCAAAGACACCCCACATAAATATCTCGCTACACCTGCTGCGAAAATCATATTCTCTTTTGGGCCCAATTTCCTCCCGCCTGATGAGCAGATCCGACTCCATTATTAAGGCGTGCTCCGAAAACTGAAATCAAAATCTCAAGATGTTATCATCATTTATAAAGAATTACTACTTAAGATTGCATGCAATACATTAGTTAAAGCACAAAATGAACTGTACAAACTCAGAGTTTCAGGTATGATCCTCAAGTATGGCACAATGCTTTTTGGGAACTGTAACTTGTATTTCAGCACACAATACATAAGTCCAGAGCAAATGACTGGATTTGGATTATTGCAGGGAGAAATATTTGAATTAGACAGATGACAGCAAGAGACCAGAACAGAACTCTAGCAATAATCCAATGGAAGCAGGGTTCATCACTCATTAAAGAAATCAATCCAGATGCGGGTGGATGTTCACTCCACGCCAGTCCATTGCAGCAGAGGTTGAAAGACGACTATGAGAGAATAAGTCCTTCTAAGTAATTTATTCCAGTGGAAGGCAGCCTAGACGCAGTGTCGCTTAGTTATAAAGATGGCATTAGAAGTAAAGAGAGACAAATGGACTAAATAGTACATGTGGACATGTTGGGGAAGATTGATTTTACTCTATTTTTAAGGTGGCTATGATCCACATTTTTTTAACAGGCCATGATCCACACAGGCTCATGTCAACACAAAAACACCCTGTGAGGGCTCGATCTATCCGGTTTAGATAACTAGGGGAAAAGTACAAGAAAAAATaattgatgaatgaaatatatattacaccaataatTAAAGAACGGTTTCTACAATCTTCCTTTTTGTATACTGTAGATTGACATAGGATAATACAGTACAGCTAGTGCTTATTCTTAGCACACTGATTTGCTTATCAATATTACATTGTGTTGCATAACCCATGTGTTTTTTAATAGTACATAAACTAATTATACTAAGCATATACAGAAGATAGCACAATATCTTTGACTATTATTCATTTCGCGACCAGCTTTGTTTACCTTACCTAATATTGTGTTGTACTTTAACCTTTAATTTTTGAGATATACTTACATTTATACAAAATGTAAATTGAAAACATGTAACTCCACTTCTGACCTGCCGGCTCGACCACCAGGTCACTGACCTGGGATCTCTGCCGGGTCGCCGGTCCGGATCTTATGACTATGGGTGTTAGTTCGATGACCATAGACCGTAACGAACGCCTCGGCACAGGATGGTGAATTTACTAAGAAAAACAGCCGCTCTGTTTACACATGTCAGCAAAAATCTTGCTGTTGCAGGTCGTGCATCAAAAGTTCAAGCTTCCCTTCTTTAATTTGACTTGTACTCTTACAAGAGAAGATCAGATGCACGCAGTAAGCATTTAGAGGGCAATTATCTACATTTCTCTTTAATGGAATTATTTAAGAATAGAAGGGCAAGAATCAAGAACCCGTACTGTCGAAGAACCCCAACAGGAAAGCAATCCTAGAGAATCGAGATTGGGGAGGGCCGGGAGGCGGCTACCAACCTTGTCCCAGAGACCCAGACACCAGCGGGAGTGGCAGAGGAACGCGGCAGTGGAGAGGGCCGGAGTTCCACGCCGaaggtggcgagcggcggcggtaGAGGGTGGGAACCGGGAGACGCGTGGAGCGACAGCGTGTTTGGTAGTCTCAGAGCATCTCATGCAGATGTATAAATAACAACCTTTTACATCACCGTGAATCAATCTGTGGTTGAGATGATTAGGTGGACAGTCgtatccccaacccatcagggttcaaatcctggtgctcgcattattcctggatttatttcaggattttcggcgatgcgctttcagtgggaggagacgttcccgtcgacgacgaggcgcctacggtgacttcgtaaatctcaagatgatatgccggctcaatctctcggaggtgctcataggaataggatgtgcgtgtgtgcatCATAGGGataagtgtatgcgcgtgtatatgagcgcttatgtctgtactgatgctaaaaaaaaccTTTTACATCACTTAGACCTAAAAACCTAACTCCAACACATGATTTTAATGTAAAAATAATTACTCCAAATTTACATCTAATATAAAATGCATAACCAAATGATGCAAATATACATCACTAGCCGCGGTGATGTAAACGACCAGCAGCCGCGTGAACGCCCAATTGCCAATCCGAAACTTCCGCGTCATGGCCGCTCGCCCACCTGCCTCCCGCCGCCAGCAATTTCGCCCTGGaaacgccgccgccaccgctcgtCCGTCCACCTCCGACGCCCCCGCCCATCCCTGCCACTAGCCAAACCGCCGGAGCTCCCATCGACCCACTGATTTGGATCCGCCGCTGGCTTTTTTTTTTCCGGCTGATTAGCCGGAGCGCCGACGGCCGTTATGGCTCTAGCAACTCGTGGCCGCCTTCTGGAGAGTAGCGTTGCTCACCTACGGAGCTAGCAGGGGCAGCCATGCGACCACCACGCCCCCGCCGAGCGGCCATTGCTTCAGTTGGCGCGCTAGCGTTGCATCGCTGCAAGTTGACTCCTACACCAGGCGTAGTAGGCCCAGCCGGCGACCATGTTGTATTTGTGTTACATTTCATGTCGTGGATTTGATGAATTATGTGATAATAACATGGTGTTGTGGACTAATGAAATTGTTGTATTGTTTTATATATTAATTTGTGATGATTTTGATTTGAAATTGTGCGGTTGTACCGCTTCTGTAGTGCGGCTGTAGCGCTGCTGCCGCGAGGCCATTGGCCTGTTTTTTTACATCACTTGTTGGATCGCCCGTGTGGTTGCTGTATTTCACGTCATCTGTTGAAGTTGGACATTTTTTGATAATATAAAATGCACATTTTGGTAAATATTTTACTCACACCACATTTTGGTGATGCAaaatacatcatctattggagatgctaaaCAACTTTTAAAGTTATGAACTTTTTCCGTAATTGCGAACATTTTttatgaattcatgaacattttttgaaatcacgaCAAAAATTGAATGCACAAATATTTCATGAATTCACGTTTTTCTAACTCACAAACAAATTTTAAAATCAAGAACATTAgttgaattcgtgaacatttttcca
The window above is part of the Triticum aestivum cultivar Chinese Spring chromosome 2A, IWGSC CS RefSeq v2.1, whole genome shotgun sequence genome. Proteins encoded here:
- the LOC123184999 gene encoding uncharacterized protein; protein product: MESDLLIRREEIGPKREYDFRSRCSEIFMWGVFDPDELLPKRPAVKGKLDEQKINGRPKEVKNQDQQKAPIMKIGMSSIYLTTRWRAPDSDACYICGQDGHHEQFCHYNYIYGRYGLYDQHTCRANCLPGQHTMAMACRNLLRSFIRVNNMPSQFCTWDLRKLLEPFGPLLMCHVPMGSSEVRRGYGVVIFKDRGDGERAIEVLNGYLVGKSKLRVDWAYAMAPGGRPSEKCKISTTKRVFKRRALLQGVLATNHLVGFIQCLTVSYSIFRRS